The following is a genomic window from Candidatus Zixiibacteriota bacterium.
GTTGACCGTAAGATTCGGTTTTCCGGGTTGGGGAATTCGGGCCCCGATGGCCCCCTAGCGGCACGCCCGGCCCCCGGTCCGAGAGCCGTCCCGGCGGACCTTCCCCTCGGCAAGGAAGGCGCTAGTCCGCCAGACCCGTCGGCCCCATCAGTTCCACGAACGCCTTCAGGAAATCGTCGCGGTACGCGGTCTGGAGAGAGAACATGATTTTCAGCGCCGGAAAAGTGTCCATTGCTTTCTGGTACACGCGCTCGGTCGTCATGGCGTCGAACGAGTCCGCAATGGCGACAATCTGCGAGTAGACGTGCATTTCATCGAGCCGCAGTCCGTTGGGATACCCCCGCCGGTCCCCGCGCTCGTGGTGCTGGAGCACCGGGTAGTAGCAGGCGGCGGCGATCTGGTCGGTCTCTTCGAGAATCTCCGCCCCCCACTGCGGATGGCGCTTCATGATCTCGAACTCGGTCGGGTTGAGGGGGGCCCGCTTGTTGAGAATCCGCTCCGACACCCGCGATTTCCCCACGTCGTGCAGCAGCGCCCCGACGCCGAGCTCGTTGAGAAACGTCTCATCTCCGTACCCCAGCTGCTGCGCCAGGGCCAGCGAGAACGTGCAGACATTGACCGAATGGGTGTAGGTGTAGTAGTCGAAGGAGGTGATCTTGAGCAGGGTGTGAAAGGCCTCTTTCCCCTGCAGGATGAACTCGACGGTGTTTGTCACCAGGTCCTTTGTCCGCTGGATGTTCTCGCCGTAGGTGGGGTTCGCCAGCACTTCTTTGACGAGGTTGGTCGAGGTGTCGTAGAGGATGTTCGCTTTCTTCTCCTCCCGGATCCCGGGATCGGTCATGATCTTGGGGAGGTTGCGCTCGATGTAGCGCTGGTAGCGGGACCGGTTGTCGTCGGTGATGAAGAGCCGGTCGACCCGGTTGTCCAGGAGGGTGCGGCGGGTGCGGTCGGTGAAGGGGAGGTCGGCCGACCGGTACAGCACCATGTTGCCGTTGACTGTCAGGTACAGGTCAAAGTCGAGGACGGAGTCGACCCGCAGCGAGTCCAGGAGGATCGGCAGGTACTGCGGCGTGACGGTAATTTTGGCGGTGCCGGAAGCCATAATCGGAGA
Proteins encoded in this region:
- a CDS encoding HD domain-containing protein, whose translation is MASGTAKITVTPQYLPILLDSLRVDSVLDFDLYLTVNGNMVLYRSADLPFTDRTRRTLLDNRVDRLFITDDNRSRYQRYIERNLPKIMTDPGIREEKKANILYDTSTNLVKEVLANPTYGENIQRTKDLVTNTVEFILQGKEAFHTLLKITSFDYYTYTHSVNVCTFSLALAQQLGYGDETFLNELGVGALLHDVGKSRVSERILNKRAPLNPTEFEIMKRHPQWGAEILEETDQIAAACYYPVLQHHERGDRRGYPNGLRLDEMHVYSQIVAIADSFDAMTTERVYQKAMDTFPALKIMFSLQTAYRDDFLKAFVELMGPTGLAD